In Siniperca chuatsi isolate FFG_IHB_CAS linkage group LG16, ASM2008510v1, whole genome shotgun sequence, the following proteins share a genomic window:
- the LOC122862664 gene encoding ribonucleoside-diphosphate reductase subunit M2, translating into MLSARSPLSVKNENALSGQIADMSLDKENTPPSRNATRILASKTARKIFDGPAPKAVKKSGGEEEEPLLKENPRRFVVFPIQYHDIWQMYKKAEASFWTAEEVDLSKDLQHWESLKDEERFFISHVLAFFAASDGIVNENLVERFTQEVQVTEARCFYGFQIAMENIHSEMYSLLINTYIKEPAEREYLFNAIETLPCVKKKADWAMDWIGNKNASYGERVVAFAAVEGIFFSGSFAAIFWLKKRGLMPGLTFSNELISRDEGLHCDFACLMFKHLVNKPSTETVTSIIKNAVEIEQEFLTEALPVKLIGMNCELMKRYIEFVADRLMLELGFTKIYRVENPFDFMENISLEGKTNFFEKRVGEYQRMGVMSGATDNTFRLDADF; encoded by the exons ATGCTTTCTGCTCGCTCTCCTCTTTCCGTCAAGAATGAAAACGCCCTCAGCGGTCAGATCGCCGACATGTCGCTGGACAAAGAGAACACG CCACCGAGCCGGAACGCGACCCGCATCCTGGCGTCTAAAACGGCGCGCAAAATCTTCGACGGCCCTGCG CCCAAAGCCGTGAAGAAGAGCGGcggcgaggaggaggagccgCTGCTGAAGGAAAACCCCCGTCGCTTCGTCGTCTTCCCCATCCAGTACCACGACATCTGGCAGATGTACAAGAAGGCCGAGGCCTCCTTCTGGACCGCGGAGGAG GTGGATCTGTCCAAGGACCTGCAGCACTGGGAGTCTCTGAAGGACGAGGAGAGGTTCTTCATCTCGCACGTGTTGGCGTTCTTCGCCGCCAGCGACGGCATCGTCAACGAGAACCTG GTGGAGCGCTTCACACAGGAAGTGCAGGTGACGGAGGCGAGGTGTTTCTATGGTTTCCAGATCGCCATGGAGAACATCCACTCCGAGATGTACAGCCTCCTCATCAACACATACATCAAGGAGCCCGCGGAGAG AGAATACCTCTTCAACGCCATCGAGACTCTGCCGTGTGTGAAGAAGAAGGCCGACTGGGCGATGGACTGGATCGGCAACAAGAACGCCAGCTACG GAGAGCGCGTGGTGGCCTTCGCCGCCGTGGAGGGGATCTTCTTCTCCGGATCCTTCGCCGCGATCTTCTGGCTGAAGAAGAGAGGCCTGATGCCCGGCCTGACCTTCTCCAACGAGCTCATCAGCAGAGACGAG ggtcTGCACTGTGACTTCGCCTGTCTGATGTTCAAACACCTGGTGAACAAGCCGTCGACAGAAACCGTCACCAGCATCATCAAGAACGCCGTGGAGATCGAGCAG gagTTCCTGACGGAGGCTCTGCCGGTGAAGCTCATCGGGATGAACTGCGAGCTGATGAAGCGCTACATCGAGTTCGTAGCGGACAGACTGATGCTGGAGCTCGGCTTCACAAAG ATCTACCGGGTGGAGAACCCCTTCGACTTCATGGAGAACATCTCTCTGGAGGGGAAGACCAACTTCTTTGAGAAGCGCGTGGGCGAGTACCAGAGGATGGGCGTGATGTCCGGCGCCACAGACAACACCTTCAGGCTGGACGCAGACTTCTGA